Proteins from one Nitrobacteraceae bacterium AZCC 2146 genomic window:
- a CDS encoding dihydroneopterin aldolase (product_source=KO:K01633; cath_funfam=3.30.1130.10; cog=COG1539; ko=KO:K01633; pfam=PF02152; smart=SM00905; superfamily=55620; tigrfam=TIGR00525), protein MSDTIFIKGVSIHAHHGALDHEADVGQRFVIDLELTADIAAASRSDRLADTVSYANVVATATAAFKDANYKLVERAAGAVADAVLAAFPKVSAIRITVHKPHAPIAAIFDDVGVTLTRTRK, encoded by the coding sequence ATGAGCGATACGATCTTCATCAAGGGCGTTTCGATCCATGCGCACCACGGTGCCCTCGATCATGAGGCCGACGTCGGACAACGCTTCGTCATCGACCTCGAACTGACCGCCGATATCGCGGCGGCCTCACGCAGCGATCGCCTCGCCGACACCGTGTCCTATGCCAATGTGGTGGCCACCGCGACCGCCGCCTTCAAGGACGCCAACTACAAGCTGGTCGAGCGCGCCGCCGGCGCCGTGGCCGATGCCGTGCTGGCGGCCTTTCCGAAAGTCAGTGCGATCAGGATCACCGTACACAAGCCGCACGCACCGATCGCCGCGATCTTCGACGATGTCGGCGTCACCCTCACCCGCACACGGAAGTAA
- a CDS encoding dihydropteroate synthase (product_source=KO:K00796; cath_funfam=3.20.20.20; cog=COG0294; ko=KO:K00796; pfam=PF00809; superfamily=51717; tigrfam=TIGR01496), whose product MIASPPEPAAATSPAGHPVLRALLSQPAPAVMGILNITPDSFSDGGKFDAPERALAQAKRMIAEGADIIDIGAESTRPYGSQPITADQEWQRLKPILADVVALGIPVSIDSMKAEVVAKALAAGVAIANDVWGLQRDPQMARVIAGHGAPVVVMHNRDDVDASIDIIDDIKAFFARTLVIAAKAGIPSEHIVLDPGIGFGKTPEQSMIALARLQELHSFGLPILVGASRKKFINTVVASEPQQRLGGSVAAHLLAAQRGAKIIRAHDVAETVQALRVMAAIEDKK is encoded by the coding sequence ATGATCGCGAGCCCGCCAGAACCCGCTGCAGCGACCTCCCCGGCCGGTCATCCGGTACTGCGGGCGCTGCTGTCGCAGCCTGCGCCTGCTGTCATGGGCATTCTGAACATCACACCGGACTCATTCTCAGACGGTGGGAAATTCGACGCGCCGGAGCGCGCGCTGGCGCAGGCGAAGCGCATGATCGCGGAAGGCGCCGACATCATCGACATCGGCGCGGAATCCACCCGGCCCTACGGCTCGCAACCGATCACGGCCGATCAGGAATGGCAGCGGCTAAAGCCGATCCTCGCTGACGTGGTCGCGCTGGGTATCCCCGTCTCCATCGACAGCATGAAAGCTGAAGTCGTTGCCAAGGCGCTCGCCGCCGGCGTCGCCATCGCCAACGACGTCTGGGGCCTGCAGCGCGATCCGCAGATGGCCCGCGTCATTGCCGGGCATGGCGCGCCTGTCGTCGTCATGCACAATCGCGATGATGTCGATGCCTCCATCGACATCATCGACGACATCAAAGCCTTCTTCGCCCGCACGCTCGTCATCGCCGCCAAGGCCGGCATCCCCAGCGAGCACATCGTGCTCGATCCCGGGATCGGTTTTGGCAAGACGCCGGAGCAGAGCATGATCGCGCTGGCGCGGCTGCAGGAACTGCACAGCTTCGGCCTGCCGATCCTGGTCGGCGCCTCCCGCAAGAAATTCATCAACACCGTCGTAGCTTCCGAACCGCAACAGCGGCTCGGTGGTTCGGTCGCCGCGCATCTGCTGGCGGCGCAGCGCGGCGCAAAGATCATCCGCGCCCATGACGTGGCGGAAACCGTTCAGGCACTGCGCGTGATGGCAGCCATCGAGGACAAAAAATGA
- a CDS encoding pyroglutamyl-peptidase (product_source=KO:K01304; cath_funfam=3.40.630.20; cog=COG2039; ko=KO:K01304; pfam=PF01470; superfamily=53182) has translation MSKPRILITGFGPFPGAPVNPTQALVQRLATLRRPAFADVERVAHVFPVTYSAVDRELPQLLVQHRPDALLMFGLASRTPFVRVETRARNAVTMLWPDADHTRVRQASIVHGADAVGFGPHTARLLRAALGSGVDARISRNAGSYLCNYLSWRGIEAACQVDGPRLAAFIHVPLLARDAASRRMTLEELVDAGEAMLLETIRLTRAKLREPRRMA, from the coding sequence ATGAGCAAGCCGCGCATCCTCATCACCGGCTTCGGCCCTTTTCCCGGCGCGCCGGTGAATCCGACGCAGGCTTTGGTGCAGCGGCTGGCGACCTTGCGCCGCCCGGCTTTCGCCGACGTCGAGCGCGTCGCGCATGTTTTCCCCGTCACCTACAGCGCCGTCGATCGCGAACTGCCGCAATTGCTGGTGCAACACCGCCCCGATGCGCTGCTGATGTTCGGCCTCGCCTCGCGCACGCCGTTCGTCCGGGTCGAGACCCGTGCCCGCAACGCCGTCACCATGCTGTGGCCCGATGCCGACCACACCCGGGTGCGGCAGGCATCGATCGTCCACGGGGCCGACGCCGTCGGCTTCGGTCCACACACCGCGCGCCTGCTGCGCGCCGCGCTCGGCTCCGGCGTCGATGCCCGGATCTCGCGCAATGCCGGCAGCTATCTCTGCAATTATCTGTCCTGGCGCGGCATCGAGGCCGCGTGCCAAGTCGATGGCCCTCGCCTCGCCGCCTTTATCCACGTCCCGCTGCTGGCGCGCGACGCCGCCTCGCGCCGGATGACACTGGAAGAACTGGTCGACGCCGGCGAAGCGATGCTGCTGGAGACGATCCGGCTGACGCGGGCCAAGCTGCGTGAGCCTCGCCGGATGGCATAA
- a CDS encoding 2-amino-4-hydroxy-6-hydroxymethyldihydropteridine diphosphokinase (product_source=KO:K00950; cath_funfam=3.30.70.560; cog=COG0801; ko=KO:K00950; pfam=PF01288; superfamily=55083; tigrfam=TIGR01498) has protein sequence MASVIIALGGNVGDVRATFQKAISNICGMTQAALIARSSDYSTPPVGDVPQDRFVNAVIEIETDLDPHALLFTLHRIEKKFGRDRAQEIHWGPRGLDLDLIAYDDVVIAKPELTLPHPRAFERAFVLVPLAEIAPDRVIGGKTAREQLKSLSTEGIERLPDLA, from the coding sequence ATGGCCAGCGTCATCATCGCGCTGGGCGGCAATGTCGGCGATGTCCGCGCAACATTCCAGAAGGCGATCTCCAACATCTGCGGCATGACGCAGGCCGCGCTGATCGCGCGCTCGTCGGATTATTCGACGCCGCCCGTCGGCGATGTCCCGCAGGACCGCTTCGTCAATGCCGTCATCGAGATCGAGACCGACCTCGATCCGCACGCGCTGCTGTTCACGCTGCACCGGATCGAAAAAAAGTTCGGCCGCGATCGCGCCCAGGAGATCCACTGGGGCCCCCGCGGCCTCGATCTCGATCTGATCGCCTATGACGACGTCGTCATCGCCAAGCCCGAACTGACGCTGCCGCACCCCCGCGCCTTCGAGCGCGCCTTCGTGCTGGTGCCGCTTGCCGAGATCGCGCCAGACCGGGTGATCGGCGGCAAGACCGCCCGCGAGCAGCTCAAGAGCCTGTCGACCGAGGGTATCGAGAGGCTGCCCGACCTCGCCTGA
- a CDS encoding hypothetical protein (product_source=COG3791; cog=COG3791; pfam=PF04828; superfamily=51316): MVGTASRPVLTGGCQCGAIRFALSAAPTRISICHCRMCQKASGAPFASLADIPNEHFAWTRGKPAAFRSSSIAERDFCAQCGTPLSYRAIGGPKIEIMTGAFDRPDHVVPTQQFGTESRLGWVGTVANLPSKTTMQNYGPEKLAEVFSYQHPDHD, translated from the coding sequence ATGGTGGGAACGGCGAGCAGACCCGTACTGACCGGCGGCTGCCAATGCGGTGCGATCCGCTTTGCGCTATCGGCGGCGCCGACCCGCATCAGCATCTGCCATTGCCGGATGTGCCAGAAGGCCTCCGGCGCGCCGTTCGCCTCGCTGGCCGATATTCCGAACGAGCATTTTGCCTGGACCCGCGGCAAGCCGGCCGCGTTCCGCTCCTCGTCGATCGCCGAGCGCGACTTCTGCGCACAATGCGGCACGCCGCTGAGCTACCGCGCGATCGGCGGTCCCAAGATCGAGATCATGACCGGCGCCTTCGACCGGCCGGATCACGTGGTGCCGACACAGCAGTTCGGAACCGAATCCCGGCTCGGCTGGGTCGGCACCGTCGCCAACCTGCCCAGCAAGACCACGATGCAGAATTACGGCCCGGAGAAACTGGCGGAAGTATTCAGCTATCAGCATCCGGATCACGATTGA
- a CDS encoding methylmalonyl-CoA mutase (product_source=KO:K01847; cath_funfam=3.20.20.240,3.40.50.280; cog=COG1884,COG2185; ko=KO:K01847; pfam=PF01642,PF02310; superfamily=51703,52242; tigrfam=TIGR00640,TIGR00641): protein MTKIPNFADIAFAKSASAAAAGKAEPWLTPEGILVKPGYGEADLDGIDFLETWPGIAPFLRGPYPTMYVNQPWTIRQYAGFSTAEDSNAFYRRNLAAGQKGLSVAFDLATHRGYDSDHPRVSGDVGMAGVAIDSIYDMRTLFSGIPLDQMSVSMTMNGAVLPILALFVAAAEEQGVPPEKLTGTIQNDILKEFMVRNTYIYPPTPSMRIISDIFAYTSQKMPKYNSISISGYHMQEAGATQDLELAYTLADGVEYLRAGMAAGIDVDRFAPRLSFFWAIGMNFFMEVAKMRAARLLWAKLLTQFNPKDPKSLSLRTHCQTSGWSLTAQDVYNNVMRTTIEAMAATQGHTQSLHTNALDEALALPTDFSARIARNTQLFLQQESGTNRIIDPWGGSYYVERLTHDLAAKAWGHIQEVEALGGMAKAIEAGVPKLRIEEASAKTQARIDAGRQAVIGVNKYKPVDEAPLDVLKVENSTVRRLQIDKLARLKKERSQADVNAALHALTRSASEGNGNLLALAIDAARAKATVGEISDAMEKVFGRHRAEIKSITGVYKREASTMSNQVEKVQALIDAFEDAEGRRPRILVAKIGQDGHDRGQKVIASAFADVGFDVDIGPLFATADEAARQAVENDVHILGLSSLAAAHLSAVPELKAALKKQGRDDIMIIIGGVVPPQDYAELYKAGAEAIFPPGTVISEAAEELIHKLNARLGHSEAAE from the coding sequence ATGACCAAGATCCCCAACTTCGCCGATATCGCCTTCGCGAAAAGCGCCAGCGCCGCTGCCGCCGGCAAGGCCGAGCCCTGGCTCACGCCCGAAGGTATTCTGGTCAAACCCGGCTATGGCGAAGCCGATCTCGACGGCATCGACTTTCTCGAGACCTGGCCGGGCATCGCGCCGTTCCTGCGCGGGCCCTACCCGACCATGTATGTCAACCAGCCCTGGACGATCCGGCAGTATGCTGGCTTCTCCACCGCGGAAGATTCCAACGCCTTCTATCGCCGCAACCTCGCCGCCGGCCAGAAGGGCCTCTCGGTCGCGTTCGATCTCGCCACCCATCGCGGTTACGACTCCGACCACCCGCGCGTGTCCGGCGATGTCGGCATGGCCGGCGTGGCGATCGACTCGATCTACGACATGCGCACGCTGTTCTCCGGCATCCCGCTCGACCAGATGAGCGTGTCGATGACCATGAACGGCGCGGTGCTGCCGATCCTGGCGCTGTTCGTCGCCGCCGCCGAGGAACAGGGCGTACCGCCGGAGAAACTCACGGGCACCATTCAGAACGACATTCTGAAAGAGTTCATGGTGCGCAACACCTATATCTATCCGCCGACGCCCTCGATGCGGATCATCTCGGATATCTTTGCCTACACCTCGCAGAAGATGCCGAAGTACAATTCGATTTCGATCTCCGGCTACCACATGCAGGAAGCCGGCGCGACGCAGGACCTCGAGCTCGCTTACACGCTCGCCGACGGCGTCGAATATCTGCGCGCCGGCATGGCTGCGGGCATCGACGTCGACCGCTTTGCGCCACGGCTGTCGTTCTTCTGGGCGATCGGCATGAACTTCTTCATGGAAGTCGCGAAGATGCGCGCCGCGCGGCTGCTGTGGGCCAAGTTGCTCACACAGTTCAATCCGAAGGACCCGAAATCGCTGAGCCTGCGCACCCATTGCCAGACCTCCGGCTGGTCGCTGACCGCGCAGGATGTCTACAACAACGTGATGCGCACCACCATCGAAGCAATGGCCGCGACGCAGGGTCACACCCAGTCGCTGCACACCAATGCGCTCGACGAGGCGCTGGCGCTGCCGACCGACTTCTCGGCGCGGATCGCGCGCAACACGCAGTTATTTTTGCAGCAGGAGAGCGGCACCAACCGCATCATCGATCCCTGGGGCGGCTCGTACTATGTCGAGCGGCTGACTCACGATCTCGCGGCCAAAGCCTGGGGTCACATCCAGGAGGTGGAAGCACTCGGCGGCATGGCGAAAGCCATCGAGGCCGGCGTGCCGAAATTGCGGATCGAGGAAGCGTCCGCCAAGACGCAGGCGCGGATCGATGCCGGCCGCCAGGCCGTGATCGGCGTCAACAAGTACAAGCCGGTGGATGAAGCGCCCCTGGACGTGCTGAAGGTGGAAAATTCCACGGTGCGAAGGCTGCAGATCGACAAGCTGGCGCGACTGAAGAAGGAGCGCAGCCAGGCCGACGTCAACGCCGCGCTGCATGCGCTGACGCGCTCGGCTTCCGAAGGCAACGGCAATTTGCTGGCGCTGGCGATCGATGCGGCGCGGGCCAAGGCCACCGTCGGCGAAATCAGCGACGCGATGGAAAAGGTGTTCGGCCGGCATCGCGCCGAGATCAAATCCATCACCGGCGTCTACAAGCGGGAGGCGTCCACCATGTCCAACCAGGTTGAAAAAGTGCAGGCACTGATCGATGCGTTTGAAGATGCCGAGGGCCGCCGCCCGCGCATCCTGGTCGCAAAAATCGGCCAGGACGGCCACGATCGTGGCCAGAAGGTGATCGCCTCGGCTTTCGCGGATGTCGGCTTCGACGTCGATATCGGGCCGCTGTTCGCCACCGCCGACGAAGCCGCCCGGCAGGCGGTGGAGAACGATGTTCACATCCTCGGCCTGTCGTCGCTGGCCGCCGCCCATCTCTCCGCGGTGCCGGAACTGAAGGCGGCGCTGAAGAAGCAGGGCCGCGACGACATCATGATCATCATCGGCGGCGTCGTCCCGCCGCAGGACTACGCCGAACTCTACAAGGCCGGCGCTGAAGCGATCTTCCCGCCCGGCACGGTGATCTCGGAGGCGGCGGAAGAGCTGATCCACAAGCTCAATGCACGGCTCGGGCATAGCGAGGCGGCGGAGTAG
- a CDS encoding methylmalonyl-CoA mutase (product_source=KO:K01847; cath_funfam=1.10.196.20; cog=COG1884; ko=KO:K01847; pfam=PF01642; superfamily=51703; tigrfam=TIGR00642), whose protein sequence is MPTATDDLRLAADFAPATYDDWRKLVDGVLKGAPFEKLVSKTYDGLKIQPIYERAHDAAPIAGRAAAAPWQIMQRIDHPDAAKANAQALHDLENGATGLTLVFAGANGARGFGLEATAETVDKVLDGIFIDAGIALELHAGPQSRMAATHLAATIQQKKIDPAKCDIRFGYDPIGACAVWGQSAYNWWEMAPAVTGAIKTLAAAGFKGPFAVADGRIIHDAGGSEVQELAYVLAVAVSYLRALEDANIPLDVARGMIYARLSADADQFLTMAKFRALRLLWARIEESCGLKPKPLFIAADTAWRMLTQRDPYVNMLRATVATFAAGLGGANAICVLPHTLALGLPDAFARRAARNTQLVLLEESNLAKVSDPAAGAGGIETLTQQLCDAAWAQFQDIEKAGGAFPALGNNVIQPKVAATRAARQASIARRREVLTGASEFPNLHEARATVLKVKPVPAKPYGKDKIKFNALEPIRLATPYEALRDKSDHILARKGGRPKAFLANLGTPADFTARATFAKSFFETGGIEAVDTDGFTDPAALAAAFKASGATLACLCSSDKVYTGHAAAAAKALQVAGAKHIYLAGKPGEIEAALHEAGVKDFIFAGGDALAMLVLAYGLME, encoded by the coding sequence ATGCCGACTGCGACTGACGACCTGCGGCTGGCCGCGGATTTTGCGCCCGCCACCTATGACGACTGGCGCAAGCTGGTCGATGGCGTGCTGAAGGGCGCTCCGTTCGAAAAACTGGTCAGCAAGACCTATGACGGCCTCAAGATCCAGCCGATCTACGAGCGCGCCCATGACGCCGCACCGATCGCCGGCCGCGCCGCCGCCGCCCCCTGGCAGATCATGCAGCGGATCGATCATCCCGACGCCGCGAAGGCCAATGCGCAGGCGCTGCACGACCTCGAAAACGGCGCGACCGGCCTGACACTGGTATTCGCCGGCGCCAACGGCGCGCGTGGCTTTGGACTCGAAGCCACGGCCGAGACCGTCGACAAGGTTCTCGACGGCATCTTCATCGACGCCGGCATCGCACTCGAACTTCACGCCGGTCCGCAATCGCGCATGGCCGCGACGCATCTCGCCGCCACCATCCAGCAGAAGAAGATCGATCCCGCGAAATGCGACATCCGTTTCGGCTACGACCCGATCGGCGCCTGCGCGGTGTGGGGGCAAAGCGCTTACAACTGGTGGGAGATGGCGCCCGCGGTGACCGGCGCGATCAAGACGCTCGCCGCAGCGGGCTTCAAGGGCCCGTTCGCCGTCGCCGATGGTCGCATCATCCACGATGCCGGCGGCTCCGAAGTGCAGGAGCTCGCTTACGTGCTCGCGGTCGCGGTGTCCTATCTGCGCGCGCTGGAAGACGCCAACATTCCGCTCGATGTCGCCCGCGGCATGATCTATGCGCGGCTCTCAGCCGATGCCGATCAGTTCCTGACCATGGCGAAATTCCGCGCGCTGCGCCTGCTGTGGGCGCGCATCGAGGAGAGCTGCGGCCTGAAGCCTAAGCCGCTGTTCATCGCCGCCGACACCGCATGGCGGATGCTGACGCAACGCGACCCCTATGTGAACATGCTGCGTGCGACGGTGGCGACGTTCGCCGCCGGTCTCGGCGGCGCCAATGCAATCTGCGTGCTGCCGCACACGCTGGCGCTCGGCCTGCCCGATGCATTTGCGCGCCGCGCCGCACGCAACACGCAACTGGTGCTCCTGGAAGAATCCAACCTCGCAAAGGTCTCCGATCCCGCCGCCGGTGCCGGCGGTATCGAAACGCTGACGCAGCAGCTTTGCGACGCCGCCTGGGCGCAGTTCCAGGACATCGAGAAAGCCGGCGGCGCCTTCCCCGCGCTTGGAAATAACGTGATCCAGCCCAAGGTCGCAGCGACCCGCGCCGCGCGCCAGGCCAGCATCGCCAGGCGCCGCGAAGTGCTCACCGGCGCCAGCGAATTCCCCAACCTGCACGAAGCGCGTGCCACCGTGCTGAAGGTAAAGCCCGTGCCGGCCAAGCCCTATGGCAAGGACAAGATCAAGTTCAACGCGCTAGAGCCGATCCGGCTCGCCACGCCGTACGAAGCGCTGCGCGACAAATCCGACCACATCCTCGCCCGAAAGGGCGGGCGGCCAAAAGCATTCCTCGCCAATTTGGGCACGCCCGCCGACTTCACCGCCCGCGCGACGTTTGCGAAGAGCTTCTTCGAGACCGGCGGCATCGAGGCCGTCGATACCGATGGCTTCACCGATCCCGCCGCCCTCGCCGCCGCCTTCAAGGCCTCCGGCGCGACGCTTGCCTGCCTCTGTTCCTCCGACAAGGTCTATACCGGCCACGCCGCCGCGGCGGCCAAGGCCCTGCAGGTCGCCGGCGCGAAACATATCTATCTGGCAGGCAAGCCCGGCGAGATCGAAGCCGCGCTGCACGAGGCCGGCGTCAAGGATTTCATCTTTGCCGGCGGCGATGCGCTGGCCATGCTGGTGCTGGCCTACGGCTTGATGGAGTGA
- a CDS encoding putative nucleotidyltransferase (product_source=COG1669; cath_funfam=3.30.460.10; cog=COG1669; ko=KO:K07075; pfam=PF01909; superfamily=81301): MDNVADVTIETIIARLREIAPDIKAEGVTRLAVFGSRARGDARPDSDLDILVDAVSRPGARMFDLFKVMHMIEDATGVTTHITLPSELTPRIEERMADDLIEVF; this comes from the coding sequence ATGGATAACGTTGCCGACGTCACCATTGAAACAATCATCGCGCGATTGCGCGAGATCGCGCCGGACATCAAAGCCGAAGGCGTAACGCGGCTCGCGGTGTTCGGATCGCGAGCGCGCGGCGACGCGCGGCCCGACAGCGATCTCGACATCCTGGTTGACGCTGTCTCCCGCCCTGGCGCGCGCATGTTCGATCTGTTCAAGGTGATGCACATGATCGAGGACGCGACGGGGGTCACCACTCACATAACCTTGCCGAGTGAATTGACGCCACGCATAGAGGAACGCATGGCCGACGATCTGATCGAGGTGTTCTGA
- a CDS encoding hypothetical protein (product_source=Hypo-rule applied), whose protein sequence is MDELIEQLAAKVGIDKAVAEKTIGIILGFLRNEGPAEPVNALIEKIPGAESAIASSSTSGGFGSLMGGGLMALGSKLMGLGLGMGEIQSVARELFKFGRTKIGADDMDKIIAGTPGLSQFS, encoded by the coding sequence ATGGACGAATTGATCGAACAACTGGCCGCCAAGGTCGGCATAGACAAGGCCGTGGCTGAAAAGACCATCGGCATCATCTTAGGCTTCCTGCGCAACGAAGGACCGGCGGAGCCGGTCAATGCGCTGATCGAGAAAATCCCCGGCGCGGAATCGGCCATCGCATCCTCCAGCACGTCAGGCGGCTTCGGCAGCTTGATGGGCGGCGGCCTGATGGCACTCGGCTCCAAGCTGATGGGCCTCGGTCTCGGCATGGGCGAAATTCAAAGCGTGGCGCGTGAACTGTTCAAGTTTGGCCGCACGAAAATCGGCGCGGATGATATGGACAAGATCATCGCCGGCACTCCGGGCCTCAGCCAGTTCTCCTGA
- a CDS encoding uncharacterized protein with HEPN domain (product_source=COG2361; cath_funfam=1.20.120.580; cog=COG2361; pfam=PF01934; superfamily=81593): MPPSVEDRLQDILASIEEIEDVLQGAGFDQFSANRRMRLLIERLLEIVCEAARRLLEHIKLEEPAIEWREMIDFANRLRHAYHTTDVKIVWDIIENHLPTLKSVAQRRIREAGK; encoded by the coding sequence ATGCCGCCCTCGGTGGAAGACCGGCTGCAAGACATCCTTGCTTCCATCGAGGAAATCGAAGACGTCTTGCAGGGCGCAGGCTTCGATCAATTTTCGGCAAATCGGCGCATGCGCCTTTTGATCGAGCGTTTGCTGGAAATCGTCTGCGAGGCCGCGCGAAGGCTTCTGGAGCATATCAAGCTTGAAGAACCAGCCATCGAATGGCGAGAAATGATCGATTTCGCCAATCGGCTGCGACACGCTTATCACACCACCGACGTCAAGATCGTGTGGGACATCATCGAAAACCATCTGCCAACCTTGAAGTCCGTTGCCCAACGTCGCATACGGGAAGCCGGCAAATGA
- a CDS encoding putative RecB family nuclease (product_source=COG2251; cath_funfam=1.10.150.20; cog=COG2251; pfam=PF14229; smart=SM00278; superfamily=47794) has product MTYPISKIDGLTAFAATKLKKSGIRTMESLLEAAHTAKGRKELAAKTGFSEQQLLEWANLADYLRIPGMGKAKAELLRASGVNTVRELTHRNPSRLAQAMRDANDKRKLVQVMPSEKSVEQLIEKARKLPLKITY; this is encoded by the coding sequence ATGACATATCCTATCTCCAAGATTGACGGCCTGACGGCCTTCGCTGCGACCAAACTGAAAAAATCGGGCATCCGCACCATGGAGAGCCTGCTGGAGGCGGCGCACACCGCCAAGGGCCGCAAGGAACTCGCCGCCAAAACCGGCTTCAGCGAACAGCAACTGCTGGAATGGGCCAACCTCGCCGACTACCTGCGGATTCCCGGCATGGGCAAGGCCAAGGCCGAATTGCTGCGCGCCTCCGGCGTCAACACCGTCCGCGAACTCACCCACCGCAACCCCAGCCGCCTCGCACAGGCGATGCGCGACGCCAACGACAAGCGCAAGCTGGTCCAGGTCATGCCCTCGGAAAAATCCGTCGAACAGCTGATCGAGAAGGCGCGCAAACTGCCGCTGAAGATCACGTATTAG
- a CDS encoding LAO/AO transport system kinase (product_source=KO:K07588; cath_funfam=1.10.287.130,1.20.5.170,3.40.50.300; cog=COG1703; ko=KO:K07588; pfam=PF03308; smart=SM00382; superfamily=52540; tigrfam=TIGR00750): protein MTGAFVPKATMSTSSSLDIRTLAASLRAGSRAALARAITLIESRRGDHQAAARELVQALLPDTGKAIRVGITGSPGVGKSTTIDMLGMYLIAGGHKVAVLAVDPSSARTGGSILGDKTRMAQLSAADNAFIRPSPAAGTLGGVAAKTREAMLLCEAAGFDVVLVETVGIGQSETAVCDMTDFFLALMLPGAGDELQGIKKGLVELADMIAINKADGDNVARANLAAAEYRGALHILTPRSEHWHPPVLTYSALTGKGIAELWQKVLDHRSAMNASGDFAARRREQQVKWMWTMLEQRLVARLRADPALRAKVKLTEKDVADGRIAPAVAAEQIAALLKE, encoded by the coding sequence ATGACCGGCGCGTTCGTCCCAAAGGCGACAATGTCCACATCCTCCTCCCTCGACATCCGCACCCTCGCCGCCTCCCTCCGCGCCGGCAGCCGCGCGGCGCTGGCGCGCGCCATCACGCTGATCGAGAGCCGCCGCGGCGATCATCAGGCCGCGGCGCGCGAGCTGGTGCAGGCGCTGTTGCCGGACACCGGCAAAGCCATCCGCGTCGGCATCACCGGCTCGCCCGGCGTCGGCAAATCCACCACCATCGACATGCTCGGCATGTATCTGATCGCTGGGGGCCACAAGGTCGCGGTGCTGGCGGTGGACCCGTCGTCCGCGCGCACCGGCGGCTCGATCCTCGGCGACAAGACGCGAATGGCGCAGCTCTCCGCCGCCGATAACGCCTTCATCCGGCCCTCGCCCGCGGCCGGCACGCTCGGCGGCGTCGCGGCGAAGACCCGCGAGGCGATGCTGTTGTGCGAGGCGGCGGGCTTCGATGTGGTGCTGGTGGAAACCGTCGGCATCGGCCAGTCCGAGACCGCGGTCTGCGACATGACCGACTTCTTCCTCGCTTTGATGCTGCCCGGCGCCGGTGACGAATTGCAGGGCATCAAGAAGGGCCTGGTCGAGCTCGCCGACATGATTGCGATCAACAAGGCCGATGGCGACAATGTCGCGCGCGCCAATCTCGCCGCGGCGGAATATCGCGGCGCGCTACATATCCTGACGCCGCGCTCCGAGCACTGGCATCCGCCGGTCCTGACCTATTCGGCGCTGACCGGCAAAGGCATCGCCGAGCTGTGGCAGAAGGTTCTCGATCATCGCAGCGCGATGAATGCCTCCGGCGATTTCGCCGCCCGACGCCGCGAGCAGCAGGTGAAGTGGATGTGGACCATGTTGGAGCAGCGCCTGGTGGCGCGGCTGCGCGCCGACCCGGCGCTGCGCGCCAAGGTCAAGCTGACCGAGAAGGACGTCGCCGATGGCCGCATCGCGCCCGCGGTGGCGGCGGAGCAGATTGCGGCGCTGCTGAAAGAGTGA